GGGCGACCAGGCAACGGCGTTGCCGTCGGGGCTTCTCACCGCCGCGACGTGGAATACCGATATCGCCTTTGCTGCCGGCGCCGTGCTGGGCGAAGAGGCGCGCGATCGCGGCTATGATGTCGTGCTCGGCGGCGCGATGAACCTTGCGCGCGAGCCGCGCTCCGGGCGTACCTTCGAATATGCCGGCGAGGACCCGCTGCTGGCGGGCACCATCGTGGGCGAGGAAATCCGCGGCATCCAGGCGCAAGGCGTGATCACGACCGCCAAGCATTACGCCCTCAACGATCAGGAGACCGCGCGCACCTCGCTGAGCGCCAATATCGATTGGGCGGCGGCGCGCGAATCCGATCTGCTCGCCTTCGAGATCGCGCTGGAGCACGGTCATCCCGGCGCCATCATGTGCTCCTACAACAAGATCAACGGGGTCTATGGCTGCGAGAACCCTTACATCCTGACCAAAGCCCTGAAGCAGGATTGGAGCTATGCCGGCTGGGTGATGTCCGATTGGGGCGCGACCCACAGCACGGTGGCTGCAGCCAATGCCGGTCTCGACCAGGAGTCGGCCTGGATCGCCGACGGCACGGATTTCTTCGGCCCGCCGCTCAAGGCGGCGCTGGCAAACGGCACGGTGGCGCCGGCCCGGCTCGACGACATGGTGCATCGCTATCTGCGCAGCCTGTTTGCCGCCGGCCTGGTCGATCATCCGCTGACGGTCAAGCCGACGGACCTCGCCGCCCATGCCGCGACGGTGCAGGCGGATGCGGAGCAGGGCATCGTGCTCCTGAAGAACGACGGCGTGCTTCCGCTCGCGGCCAAGGCGCGGCGCATCGCGGTGATCGGCGGCTATGCCGATCGCGGCGTGATGTCCGGCGGCGGCTCGTCGCAAGTCGTTCCGGTCGGCAACACGCCCGACACGGAGATCCCGATCAGCGGCGCCGCCCATCCTTTCCCGGGCCTGGGCTATATCCGCATGGCCGCCATCACGCTCAGCCCGCCCGCGCCGCTGGCGCGGATTGCCGCGCTGGCGCCCAAGGCGCGCGTTGGCTTTGCTGCGGGCGACGATGTGGCAAAAGCAGTCGCCCTCGCGCGCAATTCCGATGTCGTCGTCGTGTTCGCGGTGCAGTGGATGACCGAGAGCGAGGATGTGCGCGACCTGTCGCTGCCGGATCGCCAGGACGAACTGATCGCGGCGCTGGCCGCGGCCAACAAGCATGTCGTGGTCGTGTTGGAGACCGGCGGGCCGGTGCTGATGCCCTGGCTGCCGAAAGTCGGCGCGGTCGTGGAAGCCTGGTACGCCGGCAACAGCGGCAGCGCAGCGATCGCGAATGTTCTGTTTGGCAAAGCCGATGCCGCGGGTCGCCTGCCGATCACCTTCCCCGCCGGCGAGGATCAATTGCCGCGGCCGCAAATTCCCGGCGCCGGCATCGTCTCCGACCCGTTCCAGCCGAGCCGGCCGCCGGAAGCGGTCGCCGTCGACTACCGCGAAGGCGCCGATATCGGCTATCGCTGGTTCGCCAAGCAGAGCGAGCAGCCGCTGTTTCCGTTCGGCTACGGCCTCTCCTACACGAGCTTCGCGTTCAGCGGTCTTTCCGCTTCCGGCGGCACCGCGCTCACCGCGCATGTCACGGTCGCGAACACCGGCAAGCGCACCGGTTGGGAGACGGCGCAGTTCTATGTCACGCCGCCGGCACCGGGCGCCGTGGCGCGGCTGGTTGGCTGGCGCAAGGTCCAGCTCAAACCCGGCGAGAAGCGCGATGTCGTGGTGACGGCCGATCTGCGGACGATCGCGCATTTCGACGATGCCGCGGATGTGTGGCGCATAGCGCCGGGCAGTTATCGCGTCGCGGCGGGCGGCTCCTCGGCCGACCTTCCCTTGGCGACGACGGTCACTCTCGACGCCGCGACGCTGAAGCCTTGAGGGCGTTCAATCGTCGGCGGCGATGATCACTTTGACGTTCGCCTTCTCAAGCATCTTCACATGCTTGTCGCCGATGGCGCTGTCCGTGATCAGGATATCGATATCCTGAAGGCCGCAGACCGCGTGGCCCGTCGGCGCGTCGAACTTGCTGCTGTCGATCAGCGCCACGACCTCGTCCGCGCGGTCGAGCAGACGCCGCTCCACCTGCACCAGCAAAACGTCGGTCTGCATCAGGCCGTGCTGCCCGATCGCCGCGGCACTCATGAACAGCTTGGAGGCATGGAACCGCTCCATCCCGTCGTCCTCGATGGGCGACAGGATGATGTTCTGCTCGCGGAAGATCGTGCCGGCCGGCACCGAAACCTGGGTTCCGGCCTGCGCCAGGAGCGCGCTCACGATGTGCAGCGAATTGGTCAGCACCTGCAGGCCGAGCGGCTCCAGCAGATGGCACATCTGCAGCGTCGTCGAGCCGCCATCGATGATCACCGACTCGCCCGGCTTGCACAGCGTCGCGGCGGCGCGGCCGATGATTTCCTTCTGCTTGCGGTTCTTGCCGATATTCTCCTGGAAGGGGACGCCGGCCAGGCCCGGCCGCGTTCCGTGCTCGCTCCCGATCAGCCGCGCCCCGCCGCGCAGCCGGGTGATCTTTCCGTCCTTCTCCAGCCGGTGCAGGTCGCGGCGCAACGTCGCCGGCGATCCCTGGATGCGCCGGTCGAGCTCCTCGAAGCGGATGAAGCCGCGCTGGCGCAGGAGCTCCAATATCAGTTGTTCGCGTTCGGCAGCGTGCATGAGTGAACTCGGTCGGGAGGCAACAGAGATTCGCTAGCATTCAAGCATAACCGCTCACGACGCAAGCCCGACAGCCGCTCAGACGATACCCGCGGCGGTGCTCGCAGCCTTGCGCTCCTGCGCCTTGCGGGCGCGCCAGCCGCTGGCGCGGTAGACGGCGAGCGGATCGATCGCGCCGCCGGCCTCGAGCCGGCACATCGCCACCAGCGGCGAGACGTCCGTCGCATAGGCCCGCCGCAGCGCCTGGAACGCCATCATCGCGTCGTTGGCGTCCTGGGCGGCATGCAGCGCCGCGCGGTCGACCAGGAGCGCCTTGGCATAGGCGCCGGCGATTGCCTCGGCCGAGGACAGAAGGCTCTCGATCGGATCGGTCACGTTGTGCGACTGGTCGATCATGTAGGCCGGCGCGAATTCGCCCTCGGCGCGGGCCTCGGCTTCCACCAGTTCGTTGAACACCAGGAACAGCTGATGCGGATTGATCGAGCCGCTGTCGAGATCGTCGTCGCCGTATTTGCTGTCGTTGAAGTGGAAACCGCCGAGCTTGCCGGCGCGGTCCAGCCGCGCCACGATCTGCTCGATGTTCACGTTCGGCGCGTGATGGCCGAGATCGACCAGGCAACGCGCCTTCGGCCCCAGCGCCTGCGCCGCCAGCAGCGACGAACCCCAATCCGAGATCACGGTGGAATAGAAGGCCGGCTCATAGAGCTTGTGCTCGAGCAGCATGTGCCAGCCATCGGGAAGGGCCGCGTGAATCTGCGACGCGCTTTCGAGATAGCGGTCGAAGGCGCGGTTGAAATCCTGCTGTCCCGGAAAGTTCGAGCCGTCG
Above is a window of Rhizomicrobium sp. DNA encoding:
- a CDS encoding glycoside hydrolase family 3 C-terminal domain-containing protein, translating into MKTFAAAAAAMLVVAFAPVRGEDVAAVRPWMNTALSPDARADLVIAAMTQDEKLLLVNGYFGAALPGLPMPPGVAAADLPTVSGYIPGIARLGIPAITESDAGIGIANQLHLRKGDQATALPSGLLTAATWNTDIAFAAGAVLGEEARDRGYDVVLGGAMNLAREPRSGRTFEYAGEDPLLAGTIVGEEIRGIQAQGVITTAKHYALNDQETARTSLSANIDWAAARESDLLAFEIALEHGHPGAIMCSYNKINGVYGCENPYILTKALKQDWSYAGWVMSDWGATHSTVAAANAGLDQESAWIADGTDFFGPPLKAALANGTVAPARLDDMVHRYLRSLFAAGLVDHPLTVKPTDLAAHAATVQADAEQGIVLLKNDGVLPLAAKARRIAVIGGYADRGVMSGGGSSQVVPVGNTPDTEIPISGAAHPFPGLGYIRMAAITLSPPAPLARIAALAPKARVGFAAGDDVAKAVALARNSDVVVVFAVQWMTESEDVRDLSLPDRQDELIAALAAANKHVVVVLETGGPVLMPWLPKVGAVVEAWYAGNSGSAAIANVLFGKADAAGRLPITFPAGEDQLPRPQIPGAGIVSDPFQPSRPPEAVAVDYREGADIGYRWFAKQSEQPLFPFGYGLSYTSFAFSGLSASGGTALTAHVTVANTGKRTGWETAQFYVTPPAPGAVARLVGWRKVQLKPGEKRDVVVTADLRTIAHFDDAADVWRIAPGSYRVAAGGSSADLPLATTVTLDAATLKP
- the rhaI gene encoding L-rhamnose catabolism isomerase; its protein translation is MPSAPPLSFDQIAASNAAQMAALEDDYGGLGRSLRRRGTDIETIKAKLARFSVATPTWGSGVGGTRFAKFPIPGEPTNIHEKLEDCALVQQLCRVAPRVSPHFPWDRVSDYRALREEAGALGLGFDAVNSNTFQDQKGQAHSYRNGSLASTDAGARAQAVAHNIECIEAGVALGSSALTVWIGDGSNFPGQQDFNRAFDRYLESASQIHAALPDGWHMLLEHKLYEPAFYSTVISDWGSSLLAAQALGPKARCLVDLGHHAPNVNIEQIVARLDRAGKLGGFHFNDSKYGDDDLDSGSINPHQLFLVFNELVEAEARAEGEFAPAYMIDQSHNVTDPIESLLSSAEAIAGAYAKALLVDRAALHAAQDANDAMMAFQALRRAYATDVSPLVAMCRLEAGGAIDPLAVYRASGWRARKAQERKAASTAAGIV
- a CDS encoding DeoR/GlpR family DNA-binding transcription regulator, whose amino-acid sequence is MHAAEREQLILELLRQRGFIRFEELDRRIQGSPATLRRDLHRLEKDGKITRLRGGARLIGSEHGTRPGLAGVPFQENIGKNRKQKEIIGRAAATLCKPGESVIIDGGSTTLQMCHLLEPLGLQVLTNSLHIVSALLAQAGTQVSVPAGTIFREQNIILSPIEDDGMERFHASKLFMSAAAIGQHGLMQTDVLLVQVERRLLDRADEVVALIDSSKFDAPTGHAVCGLQDIDILITDSAIGDKHVKMLEKANVKVIIAADD